The proteins below are encoded in one region of Chrysemys picta bellii isolate R12L10 chromosome 4, ASM1138683v2, whole genome shotgun sequence:
- the KATNBL1 gene encoding KATNB1-like protein 1: MASEAHNVRKWNLLHTKGHHIDLRKRISHSTNKNMKEGKKSPKQLASYTNRTTVGQTVTSSPFLFKVVYCKKKVHCYTPKHCYRKKQFPKVRGCDMANKENELACAGNLPAKLHDSHTLLLNTSDSGSSQTQGPSSKYSGFFSEVSQDHDTMAQVLFSRNLRLNVALTFWRRRSISELIAYLVRIQDLGVVVDCLPVLTSSLQEEKPYISVGCCVDLFPLVKSLLKSKYEEYVIVGLNWLLAVIKRWWSELSAHMEKVKDGNIQILKQQLSGLWEQENHLTLVPGYTGNIAKDVGAYLLQLH, from the exons ATGGCATCTGAAGCCCACAATGTTAGAAAATGGAACCTGTTGCATACCAAGGGTCATCACATTGATCTCAGAAAAAGGATCTCTCATTCCACTAATAAGAACATGAAGGAG GGTAAGAAATCTCCAAAACAGTTGGCTTCTTACACAAACAG AACAACAGTTGGACAAACTGTGACCAGCTCCCCTTTTCTTTTCAAAGTAGtatattgtaaaaaaaaagttcactGTTATACTCCAAAACATTGTTACAGAAAAAAACAGTTCCCTAAAGTCAGGGGCTGTGACATGGCAAATAAGGAAAATGAACTGGCTTGTGCAGGTAATCTGCCGGCAAAACTACACGACAGTCATACGCTTTTATTAAATACCAGTGATTCTGGCTCCTCTCAAacacaaggtccctcatcaaaatACAGTGGATTTTTTTCAGAG GTTTCTCAGGACCATGATACTATGGCACAAGTTCTTTTTAGTAGAAATCTGAGACTGAATGTAGCTTTAACCTTCTGGAGAAGAAGAAGTATAAGTGAACTCATAGCCTATTTAGTGAG GATACAGGATCTTGGCGTAGTAGTAGATTGCCTTCCTGTACTTACcagcag TTTACAGGAAGAAAAACCATATATTTCAGTTGGCTGCTGTGTAGATCTATTTCCTTTAGTAAAATCACTGCTTAAAAGCAAATATGAAGA ATATGTGATAGTTGGTCTAAACTGGCTCCTAGCTGTCATTAAGAGATGGTGGTCAGAACTGTCTGCACACATGGAAAAAGTAAAAGATGG AAATAttcagattttaaaacaacaattaAGTGGATTGTGGGAACAAGAAAATCATCTAACTCTGGTTCCAGGATATACTGGTAATATAGCTAAG GATGTAGGTGCTTATTTATTACAGCTACACTGA